The region GTGAACTCTTTTAGGGCTGTATCTATAGACTTATAAGAAAGGAGATATTAGGAAAAAGCTCCAGGAAACATTAATATACAAGATACTGTTATTCATTCTTCGTAAATGGCCTGGGAAGTATTAGGAGAACCAGTGTGATAACATGGAAGTTAAAGGTGAGAGGGTGAGTGTTTTTGTGATGAGGGGTCAGTCAGTATTGTTAGATCTAATAAGAAGTGAAGAAACAAAGTCTGAAAGTGGCTTGGAGTTAATGATATAGCATATTTCTGATTTAAAAGATTGTTGTCATGGACAGTGATGGAGAAATCATTTGGCGCAGAACATGTAACAGACCATGTATCatagaaatgaatttatttttattcatgtttttaatgGACCTATTATTTTCTCTTGAAGACATTGAACACAGAACATGACAGGAAGGAACCAAACTGTCATCTCTGAGTTCCTCCTCCTGGGCCTGCCTATCAAACCAGAGCAGCAAAACCTATTCTATGCCCTGTTCCTGGCCATATATCTTACCACCGTCCTGGGGAACCTCCTCATCATAGTCCTCATTCGACTGGACTGCCATCTTCACACacctatgtatttatttctcaGCAACTTGTCCTTCTCTGACCTTTGCTTTTCCTCTGTTACAATGCCCAAATTGCTGCAGATCGTGCAGAGACGAGACCCATCTATTCCCTATGCAGGCTGCCTGACTCAGATgtacttcttcctgttttttgCAGACCTGGAGAGCTTTCTTCTTGTGGCCATGGCCtatgaccgctatgtggccatctgtTTCCCCCTGCACTACAGCACCATCATGAGCTCCCAGCTCTGTCTCTCCCTGGTGGTGCTGTCCTGGGTGCTGACCACGTTCCATGCCATGTTGCACACCCTGCTCATGGCCAGATTGTGTTTTTGTGGGGACAACGTGATCCCTCACTTTTTCTGTGATATGTCTGCTTTGCTAAAGTTGGCCTGTTCTGACACTCAAGTTAATGAATTGGTGATATTCATCATGGGAGGCCTCATTCTTATCATCCCATTTGTCCTCATCATTGTGTCCTATGCACGAATTGTATCCTCCATCCTCAAGGTCTCTTCTGCTAGGGGTATTCACAAGGCCTTCTCTACCTGTGGCTCCCAGCTCTCTGTGGTGTCACTGTTCTATGGGACAGTTATTGGATTATACTTATGCCCATCAGCTAATAATTCTACTCTGAAGGAGACTGTCATGGCTATGATGTACACTGTGGTGACCCCCATGCTGAACCCCTTTATCTACAGTCTGAGGAACAGAGACATGAAGGAAGCCCTGGGAAGAGtcatttgtaaaaggaaaattctCTTATCTCTGTGACGATGACATTTGAAATCATTATATAATTTTGTCCAGAAGATAAATTGACATTGATATTTGAATATTATTGCCGACTCTTTTTTCCTCACATGGAACTTTGTGCTTCAATGAAATATTACATAATTCCTtagtaaagaaaacagatgaagtggAGGTGTTCAAAGGGTTCTAAGTAACTTACTAGTAAGGTTTTATTCTTTGTTAATCACAGGTGACCCTGAGGAGGTGTAATTTAAAGTATTCTAATTGAAATTTATGTTCAGCTATTAACCACTAACTTTtcatatgttcttttttaaactataactcTACTTTAAATGATACAATTCCTTCCATGTCAATATTAAGACCCAAACATCTCAGTCCCCTGCTCCttctgctaatatttttattgttgaaagcAAGTGTTCACCTAATTAtatttcttaactgtttttttcttcttaatttctatctgcattgttttttttttcctgacctaaacctaaaataaactattttctttGGTACAGTAGTTCAGTTTTTCTACTGGGGGTCCTAGAAGTTACTTCCTCAAGCATGGGGAAGGAAGCCGGAGTCTTCTTAAGaacctcattcattcaacattcattcaattatgttattttaattttatttgtggtGTACATTGTGGTATTTCCATACATGTATATggtgtgtaatgatcaaatcagtgaAATCATGCATCATGCATCATCTTAAACCTTATTTATTAGTGTTTAACACATTCAAACTCTTACTAAATAAGTTATTGTGTAGTATAGTCATCCTACAGTGCCATAGAACACTAGGAggacttattcctcctatctaccTGTAAGTAGCCTTCTCAGGGAGGCTGAAGAGAATCAGGAATGAAAGAGATGAAGGCTGGATAAATATCAAGAGGATGAAATACTCTGGGTTGGAGCTGTGCTGATACACTAATAACATAAAGTGAGAAAGAGGCATCACTCTCAGGGACTACATTTATGAATATGTATTTTCTGAGCTAGGAATTTTGGGAGAGAAAAGTAAGACTTTGAAGAAGAAGCTTATGTTGGATATTTCACAATGAAAATTCTAAGTACCTGCTTGGAATATAAATGCTTACTCCCTCAAAGGCTTTATTATATGTGTAAGGAAGGTTAGTCCAAATAAgagggaaagatatggcaggggatggagatggaacattcattttttttactgtaagataaatatgtattaatgtagttttgatttagtAAACTCTTTCCTTCCCTAGACTTGTCTAGTAAACATCTTCTGGGATTATTATGTGGTAGGAAGAGAAGGAACTTATTTTATGTGAACAGTAGAATGAAATTATTCTTGGCACTGTACCCATGGTTTAAAATACCTTTTCACACtgtgaagtgggaggatctcACATACCCAACAGAAGGAAACTTTGCAGTGGTATTTTTGGTGACTTAGGCTGTGATTGACCAAGTGGCTCTTCCCTGTAGGATATTGCTGCCCAGAAATACAGGCCTGCCAAGGTGTCAACTCTGCCAAAGAAagcaggcccagccaaaaacaagGTAGCAACTTGCCTAGAAGGCTTTCTTGGTAGAACCTAACTTCATATCTCCctatcatatttttttctccagaacTTATCACATAAGTAATATCTGATATTATTATATAGgatgcttatttattttgtctgCCTCTATAGCAAGTGATTTTGAGTACAGAGACTTTTATCTATTTGTTCACTAATGCCCTAGAAGACTggatcataaaattattttaatatttgttgaataaataagtaaatgaacaaaatagGATCCTCAGGCCTCAAAAGATAGGGGAAAAAAGTTATAAGACAGTTTTCCTGGTTACTCTGGGAATTTTCCTCAGTccataaaaggaaggaaaggagggataCCATCATCTCTCAGATCAGGGACCACCTCCCCACAAGTACCTGACACAGAGCACCCTGAACATCAGTATTTCTGAGGCTGTAGATAAGTGGGTTAAGCATGGGGTTGATAACAGTCATGAAAACCCCAACCCCTTTATCCTTATTTGAAGATTCCACTGAGCCAAGCCTCATGTAGCTGAAGACGCCTGTCCCATAGAAGATGCCTACTACAGTGAGGTGGGAACCACATGTAGAGAAGGCTTTCTTCCTGCCCTCTGCAGAGCGGATTCGCAAGACTGCAGCTGCCACATGGGCATAGGATGCAGTGATGAGGACCAAGGGGGCCACAGCCATAAAGGCTGCTGCTACAAAGAGCAGCAGCTCATTGAGTTGGGTGCTGGAGCAGGAGAGCTGAAAGAGCTGTGGGAGATCACAATAGAAGTGATTGATCACATTGGGGCCACAGAAATTGAGTGTGGATATGGTTACAGTGTGGGCCAGTGCATTGGTGAAGGCACAAGTCCAGGACATGGCCACCAGCATCCTTTGGACCATCTGGCTCATGCGGGTGCTATAAGTGAGGGGCCGGCAGATGGCCAAGAATCGGTCATAGGCCATGGCGGTCAACAGGAAGCAGTCCATCCCAGCCAGAaggtggaagaagaagagttgtgtAAGGCAGGCATTATAGGAAATTGTATGCTTGTGGGATAAGAGTTGACCCAACATCGCAGGAACAGTGACAGTGATACATCCAACATCCAGCATTGATAGGTTCcccaggaagaagtacatgggtgTGTGGAGTTTAGGCTCCACTAAGATGGCAGCCAGGATGCTGAGGTTGCCCCCAACAGTTATCAGGTAGGCAATGAGGAAGAGTACAAAGACCACAAACTGCATCTCTTCAGTTTCCACTAGGCCCAGGAGAATGAACTCAGCAACAGTGGTTTTGTTGGTCTCAGTTTGTGGCTCCATGAGTTCCTATAAGGAAATGTCCCAGCAGGGGAGGTATCAGTCCACTCATTCACTTACTCAACACACACACTTTATACCATTGTCATTCCAAGCCCTATGGCTTTGGTGAATATTTTCCCAGTACCCTGGCCATACCTCACTCACTGACCTCCACTACCTCAGTGCCTTTACCTTGCTCTTGATTAGGTGCCCAGTGCCACCATCACCTTGTCCCTCCTCTCCTCAGATAGCTGAATGGGCCACAATACTTGGCCAAGTAAATTAAGATTAAAGATGTATTGTACATTGTGAGCCCCATAGCTAATAAAGTGTATTGcatttagtttttggccaggactgggtttgaacctgccacctctggcatatggggctggcgccctactcctttgagccacaggtgccgccccaagtgTATTGCATTTAGGATTTTAGGTATGTGAGTCAATTATAGTTGGTCTTGATGCAGGGAAGGAGTTGGGTAACTATGTGAGACAATGGATATGTTGGCATGCTTCACTACTGTTACCATTTTACTTTATCTCACAGCATTATATTCTGTACCTTAAATATACACTATAAAATCCTTTAAAAGACTTCCCTTTTGAATACAGTGAGCTATTAGAGTAGAATTTACCCATATTTTTCTGAGGGATCAACCTAACCCAATaagtagattattttttaaaaatttgtttttaattgacaataaTAATTATGCATATTTATGTTTTGATCTATATGTTCTTTGTAAAAGACTTAAGCTAATTACCATATCTATCACCTtaccaacttatttttttttgtggtgagaatattaaaaatatatctctttATCTGAACCAAAGGACTTTATGCTAAGGGAAATTaatcaggcacagaaagaaaaatgctgcGTGATcttacttatatgtggaatctaaaaaagttgatctcatagaatcAGAGACCAATAAGCagactcaaaatagaaaaattgtgttTCAAGGGAAACTATTACTAGAAAATACTTGAAACTGTTGCCTAAGATTCAAGGCTTTTAGAATTAGTAAAGATCAAGTGAACATTTGGCAAGAATCAGAGAGAAGATAACCATAACTGTAAATGTAATGATCATCCAAGTACATTTCTCCAAGGTGAGGGATCATACTCTGAAGTGTAATTTCAAAATGTCTTGTTCAGTAAATTACTATGTTATTGTTACTTAGCCCTTTCATTGGACTTCAAATAcagcttaatttaaaattatttattctgttttattgtcAGCTAGTAAAATTAAAGTTGTAAGTATGGCCTGTGGGCTGGTTGCTATTAGGTGTCGTCAGGATTCTGCATTGCACAGTCACTGACGGATCTTCCACTTATCCTTAACTTCGCTTTGACAGATGGACCACTGGCTCTAAGGGTATGTCCTCAAA is a window of Nycticebus coucang isolate mNycCou1 chromosome 18, mNycCou1.pri, whole genome shotgun sequence DNA encoding:
- the LOC128570389 gene encoding olfactory receptor 1E2-like, producing the protein MTGRNQTVISEFLLLGLPIKPEQQNLFYALFLAIYLTTVLGNLLIIVLIRLDCHLHTPMYLFLSNLSFSDLCFSSVTMPKLLQIVQRRDPSIPYAGCLTQMYFFLFFADLESFLLVAMAYDRYVAICFPLHYSTIMSSQLCLSLVVLSWVLTTFHAMLHTLLMARLCFCGDNVIPHFFCDMSALLKLACSDTQVNELVIFIMGGLILIIPFVLIIVSYARIVSSILKVSSARGIHKAFSTCGSQLSVVSLFYGTVIGLYLCPSANNSTLKETVMAMMYTVVTPMLNPFIYSLRNRDMKEALGRVICKRKILLSL
- the LOC128570698 gene encoding olfactory receptor 3A2 is translated as MEPQTETNKTTVAEFILLGLVETEEMQFVVFVLFLIAYLITVGGNLSILAAILVEPKLHTPMYFFLGNLSMLDVGCITVTVPAMLGQLLSHKHTISYNACLTQLFFFHLLAGMDCFLLTAMAYDRFLAICRPLTYSTRMSQMVQRMLVAMSWTCAFTNALAHTVTISTLNFCGPNVINHFYCDLPQLFQLSCSSTQLNELLLFVAAAFMAVAPLVLITASYAHVAAAVLRIRSAEGRKKAFSTCGSHLTVVGIFYGTGVFSYMRLGSVESSNKDKGVGVFMTVINPMLNPLIYSLRNTDVQGALCQVLVGRWSLI